A genomic stretch from Candidatus Eisenbacteria bacterium includes:
- a CDS encoding transcriptional repressor, whose protein sequence is MKLRRSRQREAILEALRSSRTHPTAVELYERVRRRLPKVSLGTVYRNLDLLARNGMIGRLDTGSGQARFDGETERHHHVRCVICGRVDDVHPSLVESMGGELKNLAGQEILGIRIEFAGLCSSCGAGVPEEKKSRLRREWLVTS, encoded by the coding sequence ATGAAACTCAGACGATCCCGGCAGAGAGAGGCCATCCTCGAGGCGTTGCGCTCCAGCAGAACCCACCCGACGGCGGTGGAGCTTTATGAGAGGGTGCGGCGCCGGCTGCCGAAGGTGAGTCTCGGCACGGTCTACCGGAATTTGGATTTGCTGGCTCGGAATGGAATGATCGGCCGGCTGGACACGGGTTCGGGCCAGGCCCGTTTTGATGGCGAAACCGAGCGGCATCATCACGTGCGGTGTGTCATCTGCGGCCGGGTCGATGATGTCCATCCCTCCCTGGTCGAGTCCATGGGCGGGGAGCTAAAGAATCTCGCCGGTCAGGAGATTCTGGGAATCCGCATAGAGTTTGCCGGGCTCTGCTCATCGTGCGGAGCAGGAGTTCCGGAAGAGAAAAAATCCCGGCTGCGCCGGGAATGGTTGGTGACAAGTTGA
- a CDS encoding peroxiredoxin, which produces MAFLVTKEAPGFKAQAVMADNSFAELDLSSYRGKYVVLFFYPLDFTFVCPSEIIAFGKALKKFKEKKTEVIGVSIDSHFTHLAWKNTPVEKGGIGPIQYPLVADLNKTISRDYGVLTEGGFALRGLFLIDKEGIIRHALVNDTGLGRSVDETLRILDALQYTEKHGEVCPANWKAGDEAMKPTTEGVADYLAKHAG; this is translated from the coding sequence ATGGCGTTTCTCGTGACAAAGGAAGCCCCCGGATTCAAAGCGCAGGCCGTTATGGCCGACAATTCCTTCGCGGAATTGGATCTGTCCAGTTACCGGGGCAAGTATGTCGTTCTGTTCTTTTATCCGTTGGACTTCACTTTTGTCTGCCCTTCAGAGATTATCGCATTCGGCAAAGCTCTGAAAAAATTCAAAGAAAAGAAGACGGAAGTGATCGGCGTTTCGATCGATTCGCACTTCACGCACCTCGCTTGGAAAAACACCCCGGTGGAGAAGGGCGGGATCGGCCCCATCCAGTATCCCTTGGTGGCTGATTTGAACAAAACGATTTCCCGGGATTATGGCGTGTTGACGGAAGGCGGTTTTGCCCTCCGCGGGCTCTTCCTGATTGACAAGGAGGGGATTATCCGCCATGCGCTCGTCAATGATACAGGCTTGGGCCGGAGCGTTGATGAGACTCTGCGGATTCTTGACGCCCTCCAGTACACCGAAAAGCACGGCGAGGTCTGCCCGGCGAATTGGAAAGCGGGTGACGAGGCGATGAAGCCCACCACCGAGGGTGTTGCGGACTATTTGGCCAAACACGCGGGTTAA
- a CDS encoding desulfoferrodoxin, translating into MTSRLEVYRCEICGNMVEVLHSGGGTLVCCGKPMTHLEEGVTDAATEKHVPVIKKSGDTVTVTIGEVLHPMEEKHYIEFIELIADGSVYRKFLKPGDAPKAVFKVTADKLFAREFCNLHGLWKA; encoded by the coding sequence ATGACGTCACGATTGGAAGTATACCGGTGTGAGATCTGCGGGAATATGGTTGAGGTTCTTCATAGCGGCGGTGGGACACTCGTTTGCTGTGGAAAGCCGATGACACATCTCGAAGAGGGCGTGACCGACGCGGCGACAGAAAAGCATGTTCCCGTTATTAAGAAATCGGGTGACACTGTTACGGTGACGATCGGCGAGGTTCTTCATCCGATGGAAGAGAAACATTATATCGAATTCATCGAGCTCATTGCCGACGGATCGGTCTATAGGAAATTCTTGAAACCGGGGGATGCGCCCAAGGCCGTTTTCAAGGTCACCGCGGACAAGCTCTTCGCCCGCGAATTCTGTAACCTTCACGGGCTCTGGAAGGCGTAG
- a CDS encoding VCBS repeat-containing protein, with translation MKIGSWNRKFILRPGAAEDWFGDAIKTVLPEEPANLAFGYFNPDTLLDVAYVTGTSHLHILFNAGNGHFSYSNMYVAGKSDLAAGDPDHFGGDDIIVVGYPGEVEMLMYLNEGNGLFEPPILLSPPAVLNHIRIGDLDSDGDNDVVAFGVYSQLCIESIFIFWGNGQGFDAEPDIYEC, from the coding sequence TTGAAAATCGGATCCTGGAACCGGAAATTTATTCTACGCCCTGGAGCGGCGGAAGACTGGTTCGGGGACGCAATCAAGACAGTACTTCCTGAAGAACCTGCGAACTTGGCATTTGGTTACTTCAACCCAGATACATTGCTCGATGTGGCTTATGTGACGGGAACATCACACCTGCATATTTTGTTCAATGCTGGGAATGGTCATTTCAGCTACTCAAATATGTATGTGGCAGGAAAGTCAGATTTAGCCGCCGGAGATCCTGATCATTTTGGGGGCGACGATATAATCGTTGTTGGCTATCCTGGGGAAGTTGAGATGCTGATGTACCTCAATGAGGGTAATGGGCTATTTGAACCACCAATACTTTTATCTCCACCAGCCGTTCTAAATCATATAAGGATTGGCGATCTTGATTCCGACGGTGACAACGATGTAGTTGCATTTGGGGTATATTCACAATTATGTATCGAAAGCATATTTATCTTTTGGGGCAATGGTCAAGGTTTTGATGCTGAGCCAGATATTTATGAATGTTAA
- a CDS encoding HDOD domain-containing protein, with protein sequence MTHHQDAFLPQNHGLKYPHPFDVFIVSEGGGKRIPLRGRGLSRHGFAAQPMGDARGAALPSQAIAAIRIHSSVPKVILTRCLRNERSSLTGGCVYYDLAYSTGFSQAMMLQALSISGRGILHNLVAMGLLKKMSRKEQIEILSDAVVLPIDVGEHDLTPILPTTGLFYLGNGKLTAGSGPALNHAMNAGDVMGWADLDRSRPPSVRVKVNQPSSLWLLPTLESTPQPNPEHQRSQETQAPSNTPSARDPLKLFQEGLRRTLEAMGPERLHYFPAAAISDGIQQEIEEHAEDQNFSTTGILKLWGHDRTYLLPPPPGLAGRGTELTDSEWKAIPKWLDGVLPVSSSLEMNPPSNMQISYQTGLSGNIKTPLRFAMDPDELRYSMLAMAVWAQELGRLLKYPQPGHLAHLGLLEEVGLLLRLEDQPTLMGEIRRFSKTCGIDPLVPEAVIFEADHARLAHDLIIGWGFDRTIADAVIEFHDRDPNRDISKETGLLTVAHTLAARTLNLEAMAYHPPQAVVAVMKRIGISKDVLAALVQKTPRVLKILNNLIDRPPSLKAA encoded by the coding sequence GTGACGCACCATCAGGATGCATTCCTTCCACAGAATCACGGTTTGAAATATCCCCATCCCTTTGACGTCTTCATCGTTTCGGAGGGAGGCGGAAAGCGGATTCCTCTCCGAGGCCGGGGATTGTCCCGCCACGGCTTTGCCGCCCAGCCGATGGGTGATGCCCGCGGCGCCGCCCTGCCCTCTCAAGCCATCGCGGCGATCCGGATTCATTCTTCCGTTCCCAAAGTCATTCTCACGCGGTGTCTACGAAATGAACGTTCTTCTCTGACCGGTGGCTGCGTCTACTATGATCTGGCCTACTCCACCGGTTTCAGCCAGGCCATGATGCTTCAAGCTTTGTCCATCTCCGGCCGGGGAATCCTCCACAATCTGGTGGCCATGGGTCTTCTTAAAAAGATGAGTCGTAAAGAGCAGATCGAGATTCTGTCCGACGCGGTTGTCCTGCCTATCGATGTCGGCGAGCACGATCTGACACCCATACTGCCAACCACCGGGCTCTTTTATCTCGGCAATGGAAAACTGACCGCCGGCTCCGGACCCGCGCTGAATCATGCGATGAATGCCGGGGATGTCATGGGTTGGGCGGATCTCGATCGAAGCCGGCCGCCATCGGTTCGAGTGAAAGTCAATCAGCCTTCGTCGCTTTGGCTCTTGCCCACGCTTGAGTCGACACCCCAGCCAAACCCGGAACATCAGCGATCGCAGGAAACACAGGCTCCGTCGAATACCCCATCAGCCCGTGATCCCCTCAAACTTTTCCAAGAGGGTCTCCGCCGCACATTGGAAGCCATGGGACCGGAAAGGCTGCACTATTTCCCGGCGGCGGCAATCTCTGATGGGATCCAACAAGAAATAGAGGAACACGCTGAAGATCAGAATTTCTCAACAACGGGCATCCTTAAATTGTGGGGACATGATCGAACCTATCTCCTTCCGCCCCCTCCGGGTCTAGCCGGCCGGGGAACCGAACTGACGGATTCCGAATGGAAGGCGATCCCGAAATGGTTGGATGGAGTCCTTCCAGTGTCATCATCTTTGGAAATGAATCCACCATCGAACATGCAGATTTCGTATCAGACCGGATTGTCAGGAAACATTAAAACACCTCTTCGATTCGCCATGGATCCGGATGAGTTGCGCTACTCCATGCTCGCCATGGCGGTGTGGGCCCAGGAATTGGGCCGGCTTCTCAAATATCCCCAACCCGGCCACCTAGCCCATCTCGGCCTGCTGGAAGAGGTGGGATTGCTCCTCCGTCTGGAAGACCAACCAACCCTCATGGGGGAAATCCGCCGTTTTTCAAAAACCTGCGGAATAGATCCCCTGGTGCCGGAAGCGGTGATCTTTGAAGCGGATCATGCCCGGCTCGCGCATGATTTGATCATCGGCTGGGGGTTCGACAGAACGATCGCGGATGCCGTCATTGAATTTCATGACCGGGATCCAAACCGTGACATCTCAAAGGAAACCGGACTCCTCACGGTCGCGCACACTTTGGCGGCGAGAACCCTCAACCTCGAGGCGATGGCCTACCACCCCCCGCAGGCGGTAGTTGCGGTCATGAAGAGGATTGGAATCTCCAAGGATGTGTTAGCAGCTCTTGTACAAAAGACACCTCGTGTCCTCAAGATCCTCAACAACCTCATCGATCGTCCGCCATCTCTCAAAGCGGCCTGA